The following proteins are encoded in a genomic region of Gossypium hirsutum isolate 1008001.06 chromosome D05, Gossypium_hirsutum_v2.1, whole genome shotgun sequence:
- the LOC107905167 gene encoding squalene monooxygenase SE1, whose translation MADWYLWAWILCSTMTLVVLRGSVLKRRKGNGISATRGESVKRVLAGNGECRSADGSDADVIVVGAGVAGSALAHTLGKDGRRVHVIERDLTEPDRIVGELLQPGGYLKLIELGHEDCVEEIDAQKVFGYALFKDGKHTRLSYPLENFHSDVSGRSFHNGRFIQRMREKAASLPNVRLEQGTVTSLLEEKGTIRGVQYKTKDGRELTAFAPLTIVCDGCFSNLRRSLCNPKVDVPSCFVGLVLENCHLPYSNHGHVILADPSPILFYPISSTEVRCLVDIPGQKVPSIANGEMTNYLKTIMAHQVPPEIYDSFVAAVDKGNIRTMPNRSMPASPYPTPGALLMGDAFNMRHPLTGGGMTVALSDIVVLHDLLRPLRDLNDGPNLCIYLESFYTLRKPVASTINTLAGALYKVFSASPDQARKEMRQACFDYLSLGGVFSTGPISLLSGLNPRPLSLVMHFFAVAIYGIGRLLVPFPSPKRIWIGARLITGASGIIFPIIKSEGVRQMFFPATVPAYYRAPPLK comes from the exons ATGGCGGATTGGTACTTGTGGGCATGGATCTTGTGCTCCACGATGACGCTTGTTGTTCTCCGTGGTTCCGTTTTGAAGAGACGGAAGGGGAACGGAATCTCCGCGACGAGGGGTGAGTCCGTGAAGAGAGTCCTCGCCGGTAACGGAGAATGCAGATCCGCTGACGGCAGCGACGCTGATGTCATTGTTGTTGGAGCTGGCGTTGCTGGCTCCGCCCTCGCTCACACTCTCGGCAAG GATGGACGTCGAGTGCATGTCATTGAAAGAGACTTGACAGAGCCTGACCGTATTGTTGGGGAATTGCTACAACCTGGCGGCTATCTCAAGCTAATTGAATTAGGACATGAAG ATTGTGTAGAGGAAATTGATGCTCAGAAGGTTTTTGGTTATGCTCTTTTCAAGGATGGGAAACATACCCGACTTTCTTACCCCTTAGAAAATTTCCACTCAGATGTATCTGGTAGGAGCTTTCACAATGGACGTTTCATACAAAGGATGCGGGAGAAAGCAGCTTCTCTTCCCAA TGTACGTTTAGAGCAAGGGACGGTTACTTCTTTACTTGAAGAAAAAGGGACAATCAGAGGAGTGCAGTACAAAACTAAAGATGGTCGAGAATTGACAGCCTTTGCACCTCTGACCATTGTTTGTGATGGTTGTTTTTCAAACTTGCGTCGCTCCCTTTGCAACCCAAAG GTAGATGTACCCTCTTGTTTTGTTGGATTGGTCCTCGAAAATTGCCATCTTCCATACTCAAATCATGGGCATGTTATACTAGCAGATCCATCCCCCATTTTGTTCTATCCCATTAGCAGCACTGAGGTTCGCTGTCTGGTTGATATACCTGGTCAGAAGGTTCCTTCTATTGCAAACGGGGAGATGACAAACTATCTGAAGACCATTATGGCTCATCAG GTTCCCCCAGAAATCTATGATTCATTTGTAGCAGCCGTTGATAAGGGAAATATTAGAACAATGCCAAACAGGAGCATGCCGGCTTCTCCTTATCCCACTCCTGGAGCCCTATTAATGGGAGATGCATTCAACATGCGCCATCCATTAACTGGTGGAGGAATGACTGTGGCTTTATCTGACATTGTTGTCCTCCATGATCTGCTAAGGCCTCTGCGTGACCTCAATGATGGACCTAACCTTTGCATATATCTTGAATCGTTTTACACCTTGCGCAAG CCTGTGGCATCCACCATCAATACATTGGCTGGCGCCCTGTACAAGGTGTTCAGTGCTTCACCTGATCAAGCAAGGAAGGAAATGCGCCAAGCTTGCTTCGATTATCTAAGCCTTGGTGGTGTATTCTCAACAGGACCAATCTCCTTGCTCTCTGGTTTGAATCCTCGTCCTTTGAGTTTGGTGATGCATTTCTTTGCGGTGGCAATATATGGTATTGGTCGTTTACTGGTTCCATTCCCTTCACCCAAAAGAATCTGGATTGGAGCTAGATTGATCACG GGGGCATCAGGAATCATCTTCCCTATTATCAAGTCAGAAGGAGTTAGGCAAATGTTTTTCCCAGCGACTGTTCCCGCATATTACAGAGCTCCCCCTCTTAAGTGA
- the LOC107905170 gene encoding uncharacterized protein isoform X1 → MGSEDADSDKSKQWSSPNRAYKGKEEDPKLWGLFLFGLIGATATTFAVSQLRKSVDWMFAQLARSQLSQRGGSFRTSFQEEAWRRYNRRLQEEYEEEMERVERIRRMQSVFNRERNKYRRSYESWRENGPGAYHQHYQRDDWYWKAEAQFRDQRTNFRQPQRDSASYPLSHHYSVLGLDRSRTQPYTEDEIKTAFRAKAKQFHPDQNQNNKEAAEAKFKEVMTSYEAIKQERKNMRA, encoded by the exons ATGGGAAGCGAAGACGCTGACAGTGATAAGAGTAAGCAATGGTCGTCTCCAAACAGGGCTTATAAAGGGAAGGAGGAAGACCCCAAACTTTGGGGACTTTTCCTCTTTGGTTTAATTGGCGCCACTGCCACCACTTTCGCT GTTAGTCAGCTGAGGAAATCTGTTGATTGGATGTTTGCTCAG TTAGCCAGGTCTCAATTATCTCAAAGGGGAGGTTCTTTTCGAACATCCTTTCAGGAGGAAGCATGGAGAAGGTACAACCGTCGACTGCAAGAAGAGTACGAGGAAGAAATGGAGAGAGTG GAGCGGATAAGGCGCATGCAAAGTGTATTTAACAGGGAGCGAAATAAGTACAGAAGGAGCTACGAGAGCTGGAGGGAAAATGGTCCTGGTGCTTATCATCAGCACTACCAGAGAGATGACTGGTATTGGAAGGCTGAAGCACAATTTAGGGATCAAAGAACCAATTTCAGGCAACCTCAAAGAGATAGTGCAAGCTATCCATTATCACATCACTACTCGGTTTTAGGTCTTGACAG GTCCAGAACCCAACCATATACAGAAGATGAGATTAAg ACAGCATTCAGGGCGAAGGCAAAACAGTTCCACCCAGATCAGAACCAGAACAATAAAG AAGCTGCAGAGGCAAAATTTAAAGAGGTAATGACCTCCTACGAGGCGATAAAGCAAGAGAGGAAGAACATGAGGGCATAA
- the LOC107905170 gene encoding uncharacterized protein isoform X2 — protein MGSEDADSDKSKQWSSPNRAYKGKEEDPKLWGLFLFGLIGATATTFAVSQLRKSVDWMFAQLARSQLSQRGGSFRTSFQEEAWRRYNRRLQEEYEEEMERVERIRRMQSVFNRERNKYRRSYESWRENGPGAYHQHYQRDDWYWKAEAQFRDQRTNFRQPQRDSASYPLSHHYSVLGLDRSRTQPYTEDEIKTAFRAKAKQFHPDQNQNNKGEM, from the exons ATGGGAAGCGAAGACGCTGACAGTGATAAGAGTAAGCAATGGTCGTCTCCAAACAGGGCTTATAAAGGGAAGGAGGAAGACCCCAAACTTTGGGGACTTTTCCTCTTTGGTTTAATTGGCGCCACTGCCACCACTTTCGCT GTTAGTCAGCTGAGGAAATCTGTTGATTGGATGTTTGCTCAG TTAGCCAGGTCTCAATTATCTCAAAGGGGAGGTTCTTTTCGAACATCCTTTCAGGAGGAAGCATGGAGAAGGTACAACCGTCGACTGCAAGAAGAGTACGAGGAAGAAATGGAGAGAGTG GAGCGGATAAGGCGCATGCAAAGTGTATTTAACAGGGAGCGAAATAAGTACAGAAGGAGCTACGAGAGCTGGAGGGAAAATGGTCCTGGTGCTTATCATCAGCACTACCAGAGAGATGACTGGTATTGGAAGGCTGAAGCACAATTTAGGGATCAAAGAACCAATTTCAGGCAACCTCAAAGAGATAGTGCAAGCTATCCATTATCACATCACTACTCGGTTTTAGGTCTTGACAG GTCCAGAACCCAACCATATACAGAAGATGAGATTAAg ACAGCATTCAGGGCGAAGGCAAAACAGTTCCACCCAGATCAGAACCAGAACAATAAAGGTGAGATGTGA
- the LOC107905168 gene encoding probable pectin methylesterase CGR2, translated as MSRRPVNPSRRYGDAGGGAALFSLSKSHSPPLLSIVLIVLGALLIVAYFHSGSGSGGIRSLVSRVEGDFSCTFEVLRALPILKKAYGGGIHKVLHIGPDSCSVVSNLLKEEETEAWGVEPYDIEDADANCKRLVRNGIMRVADIKFPLPYRPKSFPLVIVSDALDYLSPRYLNKTLPDFARVSADGVVVFTGFPGQRKAKAADVSKYGRAAKLRSSTWWARYFIQTSLEENEVAAKKFSRAAEKSSYNPSCQIFHLRSYR; from the exons ATGTCGAGGAGGCCAGTGAATCCCTCTAGACGTTACGGCGATGCCGGCGGCGGAGCTGCTCTCTTTTCGCTGTCTAAATCTCATTCTCCGCCTTTGCTCTCCATTGTTCTCATTGTCCTg ggGGCATTGCTTATTGTTGCGTATTTCCATAGCGGATCAG GATCTGGAGGCATAAGGAGCCTTGTTTCCAGAGTTGAAG GTGACTTTTCCTGCACATTTGAGGTTCTACGGGCGCTTCCTATTCTGAAGAAAGCTTACGGTGGTGGCATTCATAAAGTTTTGCATATTGGTCCTGATTCTTGTTCAGTGGTCTCAAATttgttaaaagaagaagaaactgaAGCTTGGGGGGTGGAACCATACGATATTGAGGATGCTGATGCTAACTGCAAAAGACTAGTGCGTAATGGCATCATGCGTGTGGCTGACATCAAATTTCCTCTTCCATACAGGCCAAAGTCGTTCCCTCTTGTAATTGTTTCGGATGCATTAGATTACTTGTCTCCAAGATATCTCAACAAGACACTTCCAGATTTTGCAAGAGTATCGGCTGATGGAGTCGTCGTATTTACAG GTTTTCCAGGCCAGCGGAAAGCTAAAGCTGCAGATGTGTCCAAATATGGAAGGGCG GCTAAACTGAGGAGTTCTACTTGGTGGGCGCGGTATTTCATCCAGACCAGCTTAGAAGAAAATGAAGTTGCAGCCAAGAAGTTCAGTCGTGCTGCAGAAAAGAGCTCGTATAATCCCAGTTGCCAAATTTTTCACCTAAGGTCATACCGCTGA